A genomic segment from Chlorogloeopsis sp. ULAP01 encodes:
- a CDS encoding allophycocyanin subunit beta: MQDTITSLINPADLRGRYLDNVELDKLRKYFQSGELRVKAAATISENAANIVSQAVANSLLYGDITCPGGNMYPTRRYAACLRDLSLFLRYATYAMLADDASVLDERVLDGLKETYNSLGVPVDRTIQAVQAMKEVINRQVGAEAGEQIGRHLDHICNGLS; this comes from the coding sequence ATGCAAGATACTATTACCTCTCTCATTAACCCTGCCGATTTGCGAGGTAGATACCTAGATAATGTTGAATTGGACAAATTAAGAAAATATTTTCAATCCGGTGAGTTGCGCGTTAAAGCTGCTGCTACTATCAGCGAAAATGCTGCTAATATTGTTAGCCAAGCAGTAGCTAATTCCTTGCTTTACGGCGACATCACTTGTCCTGGTGGCAATATGTATCCCACCCGTCGTTATGCAGCCTGCCTACGCGATTTATCCTTGTTCCTCCGTTACGCCACCTATGCCATGCTGGCTGACGATGCCTCAGTCTTGGACGAGCGAGTGCTTGATGGTTTAAAGGAAACCTATAATTCTCTGGGTGTTCCTGTTGATCGCACTATACAAGCAGTTCAGGCAATGAAAGAAGTAATTAATCGCCAAGTTGGTGCTGAAGCTGGTGAACAAATAGGAAGACACTTAGA
- the apcD gene encoding allophycocyanin subunit alpha-B, whose translation MSIVAQVIAQSDNAARFLSRTELDKLDNFFKSGETRLRVAQILAQNEQNIVEEGSRRFWKIVPNTPSNSGDPNKTALCQRDQSWYLRLITYAVLAGNTKPLEDIGVDGMREMYTSLGVPVSNIGTCMRCLKEVASGMMNREEAAIAGPYFDYLIRAMY comes from the coding sequence ATGAGCATTGTAGCGCAAGTAATAGCTCAATCTGATAATGCTGCTCGCTTTCTTAGTCGGACTGAATTAGACAAATTAGATAACTTTTTTAAATCAGGAGAAACAAGGCTGAGAGTAGCACAGATATTAGCTCAGAACGAGCAAAATATCGTGGAAGAAGGCAGCCGTAGATTTTGGAAGATAGTTCCGAATACACCCAGCAATAGCGGCGATCCTAACAAAACAGCACTGTGTCAACGAGATCAAAGCTGGTATCTTCGTTTAATTACCTATGCTGTTTTGGCTGGAAATACAAAACCTTTGGAAGATATTGGCGTGGATGGGATGCGAGAAATGTACACTTCTTTAGGTGTTCCAGTCAGCAATATAGGTACTTGTATGCGCTGTCTCAAAGAAGTGGCTTCAGGCATGATGAATCGAGAAGAAGCTGCTATTGCTGGACCTTATTTCGATTATCTAATTCGAGCGATGTACTAG
- a CDS encoding LysR family transcriptional regulator, protein MELRHLRYFVTLAEELHFGRAAERLHIAQPPLSQQIRQLEAELDFELFHRTKRNVQLTIAGQVFLEEVRQILKQLEGAIQVGRQTSRGFRGQLVIGFVSSAAYNILPAILRTFRTSIPNINLELHELTTDQQLQWLQDSRIDVGFLRPPVEEDSFCCEIIYDESLVVALPESHRLANQPNLSLRSLQGEPFILFPRALAPGLYDAIISLCQQADFSPTVAQEAIQMQTIVSLVAAEMGAAIVPESLQNLQRPGVVYKILQEPTPKVALAMIWRRDNTSAAVQRILEVVKQVALSWQR, encoded by the coding sequence ATGGAACTTCGACACCTACGCTACTTTGTAACATTGGCTGAGGAATTACACTTTGGGCGGGCGGCAGAACGCTTGCATATTGCCCAGCCTCCCCTTAGTCAACAAATTCGTCAGTTAGAAGCAGAGTTGGATTTTGAATTGTTTCACCGCACAAAAAGAAATGTGCAGTTGACAATTGCAGGGCAGGTGTTTTTAGAAGAAGTTCGGCAAATTCTCAAACAGCTTGAGGGAGCGATTCAAGTAGGAAGACAAACTAGTCGCGGCTTTAGGGGACAGTTGGTGATTGGCTTTGTCAGTTCTGCTGCTTACAATATTCTCCCCGCTATCTTGCGGACTTTTCGTACTAGCATTCCTAATATAAATTTGGAATTGCACGAACTGACAACAGATCAACAATTACAGTGGTTGCAAGATAGCCGAATTGATGTGGGATTTCTCCGTCCGCCTGTTGAAGAGGATTCTTTTTGTTGTGAGATTATATATGATGAGTCATTGGTGGTGGCGTTGCCGGAAAGCCATCGACTAGCAAATCAACCCAATTTGTCATTGCGATCGCTCCAGGGTGAACCTTTTATTTTATTTCCTCGTGCTTTAGCTCCTGGGCTTTACGACGCGATTATCAGTCTTTGCCAGCAAGCAGATTTTAGCCCTACTGTTGCTCAAGAAGCGATTCAGATGCAAACAATAGTTAGCCTAGTAGCAGCAGAAATGGGAGCAGCGATTGTACCGGAGTCTCTGCAAAATCTGCAACGACCTGGAGTTGTATATAAAATTTTGCAAGAACCAACACCTAAGGTTGCATTGGCTATGATTTGGCGACGTGATAATACGTCTGCTGCGGTGCAAAGGATTTTGGAGGTAGTCAAACAAGTTGCCCTCTCTTGGCAACGATGA
- a CDS encoding DUF433 domain-containing protein gives MKPLQRITLNSEVMGGKPCIRGMRVTVGTIVGLMAAGHTPEDILKAYPYLELEDIYEALAYAAWRAEEIEVPLASA, from the coding sequence ATGAAACCACTCCAGCGAATCACATTGAACTCTGAAGTAATGGGTGGCAAACCTTGCATTAGAGGTATGCGTGTTACTGTAGGGACAATTGTTGGCTTAATGGCAGCAGGACATACCCCAGAAGATATCCTAAAAGCCTACCCATATCTAGAACTTGAAGATATTTATGAGGCCTTAGCTTATGCTGCATGGCGGGCTGAAGAAATTGAAGTACCTCTTGCTTCTGCATGA
- a CDS encoding sodium-dependent bicarbonate transport family permease, with amino-acid sequence MDGSLIISNILNPPVLFFFLGMTAVFVKSDLEIPAPVPKLLSLYLLFAIGFKGGVELIKSGITQEVLLTLLAAMLMACFVPIYTFFILKLKLDTYDAAAIAATYGSISAVTFITASAFLTELGMDFDGYMVAALALMESPAIIVGLILVNLFTVDGKREFAWSEVLQEAFLNSSVFLLVGSLLIGFLTGEHGWQVLEPFTQGLFYGVLTFFLLDMGLVAARRIKDLQKTGFFLISFAILIPILNAGIGLLLAKFIGMSQGDALLFAVLCASASYIAVPAAMRLTVPEANPSLYVSTALAVTFPFNIIVGIPLYLYGINLLWR; translated from the coding sequence ATGGATGGCAGTTTGATTATATCTAACATCCTGAATCCACCAGTCCTATTTTTTTTCTTGGGGATGACTGCGGTTTTTGTCAAGTCTGATTTAGAAATTCCCGCACCAGTACCCAAGCTCCTTTCGCTTTATCTACTGTTTGCGATCGGGTTTAAGGGAGGGGTGGAGTTAATCAAAAGCGGTATCACCCAAGAAGTACTTCTGACGCTGTTAGCAGCGATGTTGATGGCTTGTTTTGTCCCGATTTACACCTTTTTTATTCTGAAGCTGAAGCTAGATACTTATGATGCGGCAGCGATCGCGGCAACCTACGGATCTATTAGCGCTGTCACCTTTATTACAGCGAGTGCCTTTTTAACTGAACTGGGCATGGATTTCGATGGTTATATGGTGGCAGCCCTTGCCTTGATGGAATCTCCAGCTATCATTGTTGGTTTGATTTTAGTGAATCTATTCACCGTCGATGGCAAGCGAGAATTTGCTTGGTCGGAGGTGTTGCAAGAGGCGTTTTTAAACAGTTCAGTCTTTCTTTTAGTCGGCAGCCTTCTGATTGGCTTTTTGACAGGAGAACACGGGTGGCAGGTTTTGGAACCCTTTACTCAAGGACTTTTCTATGGAGTTCTCACCTTCTTTTTACTAGACATGGGGCTGGTTGCTGCCAGAAGAATTAAAGACTTGCAAAAAACAGGTTTTTTCCTGATTTCATTTGCGATACTGATTCCAATACTCAATGCAGGCATTGGATTACTGCTTGCCAAATTTATTGGTATGTCTCAGGGAGATGCACTGTTGTTTGCTGTGCTTTGTGCCAGTGCCTCTTATATCGCTGTTCCAGCAGCTATGCGGTTAACTGTTCCTGAAGCGAATCCTAGCTTGTATGTTTCTACTGCTTTGGCAGTCACTTTCCCATTCAACATTATTGTAGGTATTCCGTTATATCTATATGGAATTAACCTATTGTGGAGGTAA
- a CDS encoding P-II family nitrogen regulator: MHLVKKIEIIANSFELSKILDGLDKSGVHGHAVIRNVAGKGLRGMAEDLDMTMLDNVYIIAFCMPEQLKPVVENIRPLLNKFGGTCYISDVMEIRSVKCVASL; the protein is encoded by the coding sequence ATGCATTTAGTCAAAAAGATAGAGATTATTGCTAACTCTTTTGAACTTAGCAAAATTTTAGATGGGTTAGACAAGTCAGGTGTACACGGTCATGCTGTAATTAGGAATGTTGCTGGCAAAGGCTTGCGAGGTATGGCGGAAGATTTGGATATGACGATGCTGGATAATGTTTATATCATCGCATTTTGTATGCCAGAGCAACTCAAGCCTGTTGTAGAAAATATTAGACCTTTACTCAATAAATTTGGCGGTACTTGCTACATCTCGGATGTAATGGAAATTCGCTCGGTAAAATGTGTCGCGTCGTTATGA